In Nitrospirota bacterium, the DNA window GCTCATCCACGAAGCAATTGAATCAAGGACGGGTTTTGCGTCGGGCCTTATATCGTACCTGTCAAACTCAAATTGTATGTCTTTGAAAGGGGACGCTTCTTCGGCTACAAGCCCTTTTTCTTTGCCCGGGGGCAAAAGCTTCTCCCCAACTCCTTCTTTCTTTGCCCTCGCCTCCTCTGCTTTTCTTGCTTCTTCGGCAGCCTGTTGTTCAGGTGTGAGTGTTGATGTGGGCATTGGCTGCCTCTCTGCACACCCCAGTATAAAGACCATCAACAGCAGGATAAAAAATTTCTTCATGACAAACCTCCTTTTTTAAGTTATCAATCCTCTTATTTCTTACTTTTATTATATGGCGACCATTTTGGGCTCATGGCCTTTATGTCTTTTGGCGTAATCCTTTTCACCCCCTCCCCATTAACCCTCATTATATAGATTCCCTTTGACCCATCCCTGTCTGAGTCAAAAGCCAGAAACATACCATCCGGAGAAAATGTTGGATTCTCATTATTACCTTTATCTGTAAGTTGCCTCATTTCCGAACCATCCAATTTTATCAAAAATATCTGGTTATGACCATTTTTTCTTCCAACAAAGGCTATCCAATCGCCTCTAAGAGACCATGCAGGTGAGGTATTGTAAGAGCCCTCAAAGGTAAGTCTTTTTGGACTGTTCCCATTAAATTTCATCACATATATCTGGGGGCTTCCTCCCCTGTTTGATACAAAGGCAATGTGAGAGCCATCAGGCGAAAAAACAGGAGAGACATTAATACCTGAGGAGTTTGTAAGTTTCTTTGTCCAGCCATCATTAGGGTAAATTACATAAATTTCCTGGCTGCCTTCTTTGGATGATGAAAAGCTGAGAAGGCCATCAGGTGAAAATCCTCCAGCCAGGTTTAAACTCTGCGATGAAAAAAGCCGTTTCTCTTTATAAGCCGTCAGGTTCATCATGTATATTCCCCAGTTCCTGTCTCTCTGCGAGGAATAGGCGATATGACTGCCGTCATGAGACCACTGGGGACTGAGATTGAGCCCTTTCGAGACTATCCTCTGGCTATTATATCCATCCCAGTCCATTATATGTAATTCCTTTTCGACCCCATAATCTATCACATATGCGAGCTTTGTCCTGAAGACACCATTCTGCCCTGTGACAATTTTAAAGACATCATCTGAAATGCTGTGAGCCACTGCCCTGAGCAGCTTCGCTGGTGCATTATAGCGCTTTCTGAGGATTTCTTTATTTTCCAATAAGTCTACGACAAAGACATCGGCGATTATCTCATTAGAAGTTTTAACCTCTATCCTGGCCGATAGCTCCGCTCCAGGCGCTCCCTGCTCGATGGGATAAAAAATACCTGTAAAGT includes these proteins:
- the pal gene encoding peptidoglycan-associated lipoprotein Pal, whose product is MVFILGCAERQPMPTSTLTPEQQAAEEARKAEEARAKKEGVGEKLLPPGKEKGLVAEEASPFKDIQFEFDRYDIRPDAKPVLDSIASWMSKNKKANILIEGHCDERGTNEYNLALGEKRAKATKDHLISLGVAPNRIATISYGEEKPACNGRNEDCWQRNRRAHTVIAK
- a CDS encoding PD40 domain-containing protein codes for the protein MKKKFKVKSLKLKVLIFTFLLVTCHLSLVTCVDAKVYIDITSPAFRKLPISLTVTGHREGREILEVVKNDLDFTGIFYPIEQGAPGAELSARIEVKTSNEIIADVFVVDLLENKEILRKRYNAPAKLLRAVAHSISDDVFKIVTGQNGVFRTKLAYVIDYGVEKELHIMDWDGYNSQRIVSKGLNLSPQWSHDGSHIAYSSQRDRNWGIYMMNLTAYKEKRLFSSQSLNLAGGFSPDGLLSFSSSKEGSQEIYVIYPNDGWTKKLTNSSGINVSPVFSPDGSHIAFVSNRGGSPQIYVMKFNGNSPKRLTFEGSYNTSPAWSLRGDWIAFVGRKNGHNQIFLIKLDGSEMRQLTDKGNNENPTFSPDGMFLAFDSDRDGSKGIYIMRVNGEGVKRITPKDIKAMSPKWSPYNKSKK